The genomic window GGAGATCGTTTCCAGGCCACGGTTATAGACCCAGCGCGCGGCCCCGAACTCACGGGCCAGCCGGCGCTGCTGCCGCGGCGTCGGGTACGCCCGGAACCGGTAGGCGCAAATCGCCACTCTCGTGCTCAGCCTTCATCAAGAGGGCGCACCGGGCCTCTGCTCTCGCAACCAGCCCGGGCGGGTCCCTCCCCAACTCTGAAGCATCACACGAAAGGTGGTCAGGAGAGGTCCGATGAGGTAGCCGATCAGGAGGCAATAGAATCCGAAGAACACCAAGGGATTGATGCGAGGGCTGACGGCCCCCGTGACGCATCCGACCAGGCTGACCAGGGCCGCGAGCAAAGAGAGGTTCCTGCTCACCGGCCTGAAGATGTCGTAGAAGAGCAGCGTCACGGCAACATAGCTGCAGCTCGCCAAGAAGATGGCTACAGGCCTGCCGCTGGCGAAGACCAGGGCCCATGTTCCCGTCAGAAAGGTGAGCAAAT from Vicinamibacteria bacterium includes these protein-coding regions:
- a CDS encoding helix-turn-helix domain-containing protein, which translates into the protein MAICAYRFRAYPTPRQQRRLAREFGAARWVYNRGLETIS